The DNA segment GCATAATTCTTCTAACCATAATAGGGCGCATCTGCAACCTCATATTAAGGATGTACATATCACATCTCTTGATGAAAAACTGATACAGAAGGCGACTGATTATGTAGAACAGAATTTATCAGACACAGACCTTACTGTTGAGCAACTTAGCAGTATCTTAAATATGTCACGTGTGCATTTATACAAAAAAATGCTTTCAATAACAGGAAATACACCTTCTGAATTCATTCGAACTATAAGACTAAGATATGCAGAACGCCTACTCTGTGAAAGTCAATTGAGTGTAAGTGAAATTTCTTATCAAGTCGGGTTTAACAATCCTCGCTATTTCTCGAAGTACTTTAAAGAAATGTATGGTGATATGCCTTCTCATTATAAGGAGAAAAATGGTAAATAACATAATATATAACAAATAATACACATCTTAGTAACATTTTATATTATTATATTTGGATAGAAATAGTATCTTTGCATTGTGAATAATATAAAATTTTATGAAGAGCGCAAAAATACTAATTTCAACTATTCTGCTTGCTTGTACAACATCGATTGCAACCGCAGCTGATTTTATTAAGAATGGTAATGTGGTTACCGTAAATATTAACGTAAATGGAAATGGAGCAAAACTATTACGCTTGCAGGTCGTAAACGACAACATCATACGTGTAGAGGCTACAGCTGAAAACCAATTTCCAGTTAAAACCAGTCTTATAATAGTTCCACAAACAGCCAAACCGCAGTTCTTTGTTAACGAAGATCGTTCTGTTATCAAAATAAAGGCTAAAAATGTTGAAGCAGATATAGATAAACTTTCTGGTCGTATAACCTTCTTTGATAGTACAGGTAAATTGCTGCTTAAAGAAGCTGTTAACGGTAAAACTTTTAAACCGTATACTGTACCACAGTCTAATATCGGTATTGGCACTCTGACAGATAACCAAAAGAAGGGATGGTCATGGAGAGCTCTTTTTGAGAGTCCTTCTGATGAAGCCTTTTATGGACTTGGACAGCACCAGTCTGAAGAGTTTAATTACAAAGGAAAAAATGAGGAACTTTTTCAATATAACACAAAAGTATCTGTACCATTTGTAATGAGTAATAAGAACTACGGTCTTTTGTGGGATAGTTATTCTCTTTGCCGCTGGGGAAATCCTGATGATTATGAGCAACTCAACCACGCTTTCAGACTATATGACAAAAATGGAAATCCTGGTAATTTGACTGGTATATATACAGCAGCAGATGGCAACCAACTTTTAAGGGGTGAAGATTCTTTATATTTTGAGAATTCTTCAGTTATTGGAAATCTCCCAAAAGGGTTCCCCTTAAACGGATCTAACGTTGTTTATGAAGGTTATCTAGAAGCATCACAAAGTAGTGATTATCATTTCATTCTTTATTACGCAGGATATACAAAAGTCTATATTGGAGGAAAAGAAGTTGTTCCAGAACGTTGGCGTACAGCTTGGAATCCTAATGCATATAAGTTTGTCTACCATCTTGATAAAGGTGTTAAAACACAAGTCCGAATAGAGTGGCAACCTGATGGTGGGGTTTCTTATTGTGGATTGCGTGTAGCTAAACCAATGAAAGATGATGAACAGAATATGCTTTCAATATGGAGCGAAATGAATCGTGATATGGATTATTACTTTATTGCAGGTAATAACATGGATCAAGTAATAAGTGGCTATCGTACATTGACAGGTAAAGCCCCTGTATATCCAAAGTGGGCTCTCGGATTTTGGCAGAGTCGTGAACGATATAAAACATCTGAAGAAGTAGAAAGTACACTCTCTGAATTTCGTAAGCGTCATATACCAATTGACAATATAGTACAAGATTGGAATTATTGGAAGAATGATCAATGGGGTAGCCATCAGTTTGACGAAACGCGTTATCCCAATCCGGAGGCAATGCTAGATAGTGTGCATGCTATGCATGGAAAATTTATGATTTCGGTATGGCCTAAATTCTATTGTAATACAGAAAACTATAAAGAACTAGATTGTAATGGGTGGATGTATCACCAAGCTGTAAAGGATTCTATTTATGACTGGCTAGGATATATGGGTTCTTTTTATGATGCATATTCTGCAGGAGCCCGTAAAATGTTTTGGAAACAGATGAATGAGAATATGTATAAGAAATACAATTGTGGAATAGATTCATGGTGGATGGATGCCAGTGAACCCAATGTTCGTGACTGTACTCCTATTGGATACCGTAAGGCGCTTAGCGGTCCAACGGCTCTTGGTTCCAGTACTGAATATTTTAATGCCTATTCTCTTGTAAATGCTGATGCTATATATAACGGACAACGCTCTGTTCAACCTAACAAACGTGTATTCCTTCTTACTCGTAGCGGATTCGCAGGAGAGCAACGTTATAGTACAGCTACATGGAGTGGAGATATCGGAACACGTTGGGAGGATATGCGCGCTCAGATGACAGCCGGACTCAATTATTCTATGTGTGGTCTGCCTTTTTGGGGAATGGACCAAGGTGGATTCTGTGTTGAAAATAGATATGTTGCAGCACAAAAGTTATATGATAAGACAGGGATCGAAAATGATGACTTAAAAGAATGGCGTGAGTTGCAGACACGCTGGAATCAATTTGGATGTTTCATACCTCTTTATCGTACACATGGACAATGGCCATTACGTGAATTATGGAATATAGCACCTGATGATCATCCTGCATATAAGAGTATTCTTTATTATGACAAACTGCGTTATAATCTTATACCATACCTATATTCAATGACAGGTTGGGTTAACATTAAAGACTATACTATGTTACGTGGTTTGGTAATGGATTTCTCTAATGATGCAAATGTCAATAATATAGGCAACCAATGGATGTTTGGACCTGCTTTTATGGCCTGTCCGGTAGGATATTATAAAGCCCGTAATCGCAATGTTTACTTTCCTAAACAGTGTGGATGGTATGATTTGTACACAGGTCGTTATATCAGTGGAGGACAAAATCTAATAGTTGATGCCCCTTATGAACGTATACCTATATTTGTACGTGAAGGTTCTATTATTCCATTTGGTCCTGATATGGAATGGAGTGATCAGAAGAAGCCTGAACTTATAAATCTTTATGTATATGAAGGTGCGGATGCTGATTTTCTACTGTATGAAGATGAAGGTGTAAATTATAATTACGAGAAAGGAAAGTACTCTACTATAGATATCAAATATATAGAGAGTAATAAGACTCTTACAATAGGTAAACGTAATGGTTCTTTTGATGGAATGTTAAACAAACGAAGGTTCAATGTCGTTGTTGTTTCAAAAGATAGGCAAAAATCATTAAACCTTGTAAATCCTGATGGTAAGATGATTAAATATACGGGGAATAAGATAACTATAAAGCTATAGGAAAATGAAAAAGATATTTATTTTTTTTATATTCATCTGTTTCTTTACGAGTGCAGAAGCACGCCAAAAACAAAATTTTGATGCAGATTGGAGCTTTGTTTTGGCAGATAGTGTACAAATGTCTTCACCCCAATATAATGACGGCAGATGGCGAAAGTTGAATTTGCCACATGATTGGTCTATAGAGGGCGACTTCAATGAAAACAACCCTTCTGGTGCCGGAGGCGGTGCTTTACCCGGAGGTGTCGGATGGTATAGAAAGCATTTCGAGATAAATGAAAAAGATAAGTCTTCTCGTTTTTATGTTCATTTTGATGGCGTTTATATGAATTCAACCGTCTATATCAATGGTCATAAGCTTGGTAATAGACCTTACGGTTTCAGCTCTTTTGAATATGATATTACTCCTTTTCTTAAAGTCAATGGAGAGAATATTATTGCAGTTAGAGTAGATAACAGTAAGCAGCCTAATTGTCGTTGGTATAGTGGTAGTGGAATATATAGACATGTTTATCTGCTTAAAACCAATAGTTTACGTATATCCAATTGGGGAACATTCGTGAAAACAGAATCTGTGACAGATAAAAAAGCTATTCTAAAAGTTGATGTAAGATTGAGTAATAGTATTAGAAAGTCTGTTCGTGTACAAGTAACGAATTCATTGCTTGGCGCAGATGGAAAAACCCTTGCGAAGAGCTCTCAAACTGTAATGGTTCCTGGTTCTTCCGACAAGGTGTTGAATCAACAAACGATAACGCTCGAAAATCCTAAACTATGGTACGTTGATAATCCTTATACTTACAAAATAAAAACAGATATAACAGATGGTCATAAACAAATAGATTCATATATTACAACAATAGGCATACGTTCATTTAAGTTTGATGTTCATACCGGCTTTTATTTGAATGGCAAACCTATGAAAATAAAAGGCGTATGTAATCACCATGATTTAGGATGTCTTGGAGCTGCCATTAATGAAGATGCACTTCATAGACAATTGCTGATGCTTAAGAACATGGGATGTAATTCAATACGTTGTTCACATAATCCGCCTGCGCCAGAATTGCTTAATATGTGTGATACAATGGGATTTATAGTCATGGATGAGGCTTTTGATATGTGGCATAGAAAAAAGACACAATATGATTATTCTCAATATTTTGATAAATGGTTTGAACGAGATTTAACTGATATGGTTATCCGTGACCGTAACCATCCTTCAGTATTTATTTGGAGTATAGGAAATGAAGTACTTGAGCAATGGTCTGATGCTAGTTCAGATACATTGAGTATAGAACAGGCTAATCTTATACTTAATTTTGGTCATTCATCATCAACGCTCTCTCAAAATAGAGAAATGAGTGTCAATTCAATGCTTACTAAACGGTTGGCTGATATAGTAAAAAGTCTTGATGATTCTCGTCCGGTTACGGCAGCATGTAATGAATCAAGTCCCAATAATCATCTTTTCAAGAGTGGGGCATTGGATTTAATAGGATACAACTATCATAATCAGAATGCAAAAGATGTTCCTGTCAACTTTCCTGGCAAACCTTTTATTTTCACTGAATCAGTTTCTGCTTTTGCTACAAGAGATTACTATCAGATGCCGAGTGATTCGGTCATAAAAGCGCCAAAACAATGGTGGCTTCCTTATACGGATCCATCTTTTATGTGTAGCAGCTATGATAATTGTCGTGCTTCATGGGGAAATCTTCATGAAGAAACATGGGACTTAATAAAGCATACTCCATTTATAAGTGGAGAATATATATGGACCGGATTTGACTATATTGGTGAGCCAACACCGTATGGATTTCCTGCACGTAGCAGTTATTTTGGAATAATAGATTTGGCAGGTTTTCCTAAAGATATATATTATATGTATCAGAGTGAATGGACCAACAAACAAGTTTTGCATTTGTTCCCTCATTGGAATTGGATTCCGGGTCAGAAAATAGATATGTGGTGTTATTATAATAATGCAGATGAAGTTGAATTATATATAAATGGAATATCACAAGGCATACGCCGAAAAGATACAGATCATCAATATCATGTAATGTGGCCAGTCATATTCCAACCTGGCAACGTTACAGTTGTGGCACGAAAATTAGGAAAGGAAATCGGTCGTCAGACTATAAATACAGCAGGTGCTCCTGATCATATACGTCTTATAAGCGACCGAAGTTCATTGAAAGCTGATGGTAAAAGTTTAGCTTTTGTTACAGTAGAGATTGTAGATAAAGATGGTAATGTTTGTCCTAATGCCGACAATCAAGTATTCTTTACTGTACAAGGTTCTGCAAAAATAGCAGGAGTTGATAACGGAAACCAAACATCAATGGAAAGATTTAAGGCGAATAATCGTAAAGCCTTTTTTGGAAAATGTCTTGTTGTTTTACAGTCTACTAGTACTTCAGGCACGATACAACTAACAGCTAAAAGCGTAGATCTTAAGGATGGGATGATAACATTAACTAACAAATAAGATAGTACATATACAAATGAAGAAATTAACATTATTAGCATTCGCACTTATGTCTGCGTTTACTGCATCTAAAGCTCAAAAAGCTGTTTATCTAGATGCAAAAGCACCATTAGAGCAGAGAGTTCAAGATGCATTGTCTAGAATGACAACACACGAGAAAATCCTTATTTTACATGCTCAGAGCAAGTTTACAACCCCAGGTGTTCCTCGCTTAGGAATTCGTGAGTTGCATTATAGTGATGGCCCTCACGGAGTACGTGCCGAAGTTGATTGGAATTCATGGAATGTCGCTAATTGGAATAACGATTCCATAGTTGCGTTTCCATCATTGACATGTCTTGCTTCAACATGGAATACAGATATCAGTCATCTCTATGGTAATGCAGTAAGTGAAGAATTCGCTTTTCGCAATAAAGATGTAATGTTAGGTCCCGGTACTACAATAGCACGTGTACCATTAAATGGCCGTAACTTTGAATATATGGGTGAAGATCCATATTTGGCTGGAGAGATGGCAACACCTTATATACAGAGTGCTCAGAAAAATGGTGTAGCCTGTTGTCTTAAACACTTCTTTTTGAATAATCAAGAGATAGATAGATTTGCTGTAAATGTCAATGTAGATGAGCGTGCCATAAACGAGATATATCTACCCGCATTTAAAAAATGTGTGCAGAAAGGTGGATTATGGACTATAATGGGATCATACCCACTTTGGAATAATGTACATTGTTGTCAGAATGATTCATTACTTAATAAGATATTAAAAAAGCAATGGGGTTTTGATGGTGCTGTAGTTAGTGACTGGGGTGGCGTAACTGATACATGGCAGGCTGCAACAGGAGGAATGGACATTGAGATGGGATCATATACAAATGGTAAAACAAAAGAGTCAAAATTTGGATATAATAATTATTATCTTGCTGACCCATTCGAAGAGCTAATCAATGAAGGTCGCATACCGATGAGTGTTCTCAATGATAAGGCTTCAAGAGTATTAAGAACAATATTCCGTACATCTATGAATCCTGATAAAGTTATCGGTTCTCAATGTTCAGAAGCTCATTATGAAGCATGTAAACAGATTGGAGAGGAAGGCGTTGTTTTATTAAAGAATAGCAATATACTTCCGATTGTCAAAGGTAAATATAAACACATACTTATAGTTGGAGAAAATGCAACTCGCAGTCTTACCGAAGGTGGAGGATCTTCAGAGCTTAAAACCAAATTTGATATATCTCCATTACAAGGATTAAAGGCTATATATGGAGACAATATAGAATTTGCAAAAGGATATTACTCAGGCCGTGCTCTTTATGACAGAGTCGATCCTTTATCTGCAGATACTTTGGCCTTGCTACGTAACGAGGCTTTAGCAAAAGCACGTAAAGCGGATCTTATAATATATATTGGTGGTATGAATAAAAATACCAATCAAGATTGTGAAGACGGTGATCGTCTTGACTATAATCTTTCATATGGTCAGAATCAACTCATTGCTGATCTTGCGAAGATTCAGAAAAATATTGTAGTAGTTACATTTGGTGGAAACGCTTATGCTACACCTTGGGTCAGTAATGTTAAGGCTCTCGTGCACTGTTGGTACCTAGGTTCAATGGCTGGTGAAACTCTTGCAGATATAATTTCAGGTAAGACAAATCCCAGTGGTAAATTACCTGTAACGTTTGCTGTTAATCAGAAAGATTATCCATGTTTTCAGTTTGGTAAAGAGTCATATCCTGGAGTTAACAAACAGGTATATTATAAAGAAGGTATTTTTGTAGGTTACCGATGGTTTGATACTAAAAATGTAAAACCACGTTTCCCATTTGGATATGGACTTAGTTACACGACATTCAAGTATGGAAAACCTTCACTTTCATCTGCCGAGATATCCAATGATGGTAAGATAACATTGACCACAACGGTTACTAATACAGGAAAACGATTTGGAAAAGAAATCGTAGAGTTGTATATCGGACAAGAAAAATGTAGTGAGGAACGTCCTTTGAAAGAACTTAAGGGATTTAAGAAAATATCATTAAATCCTGGTGAGACAAAAACTGTTACATTTGATATTACTCCAGAAGATCTGCAGTTTTTCAGTGCAAAAAAGCATTCATGGACAGTTGAACCGGGTAAATTCAAAGCTTATGTTTGTGCATCTGAAACAGATATAAGAGGTATTTCTGAATTCAGTTTTAAATAAGAATTATATGGGTGGGCATATCATGCCTACCCATTTTTAAATACCATATACCATGAGAAAAAACATATTATTGTCTTCATTATTGTTATTTTACTGCTGTCTTACTAATGCACAGATACAAACCAATAATGGTGTTCAATATCTTTTGTCACAGCCTAAAGATATGAGTACTGATTTTTGTGATCTATCCAATACCTATTTCTTTGCAGACAGCCTTTCTCAATTCAATCCAACAACAGCGAATGGTACTGTG comes from the Xylanibacter oryzae DSM 17970 genome and includes:
- a CDS encoding glycoside hydrolase family 31 protein, coding for MKSAKILISTILLACTTSIATAADFIKNGNVVTVNINVNGNGAKLLRLQVVNDNIIRVEATAENQFPVKTSLIIVPQTAKPQFFVNEDRSVIKIKAKNVEADIDKLSGRITFFDSTGKLLLKEAVNGKTFKPYTVPQSNIGIGTLTDNQKKGWSWRALFESPSDEAFYGLGQHQSEEFNYKGKNEELFQYNTKVSVPFVMSNKNYGLLWDSYSLCRWGNPDDYEQLNHAFRLYDKNGNPGNLTGIYTAADGNQLLRGEDSLYFENSSVIGNLPKGFPLNGSNVVYEGYLEASQSSDYHFILYYAGYTKVYIGGKEVVPERWRTAWNPNAYKFVYHLDKGVKTQVRIEWQPDGGVSYCGLRVAKPMKDDEQNMLSIWSEMNRDMDYYFIAGNNMDQVISGYRTLTGKAPVYPKWALGFWQSRERYKTSEEVESTLSEFRKRHIPIDNIVQDWNYWKNDQWGSHQFDETRYPNPEAMLDSVHAMHGKFMISVWPKFYCNTENYKELDCNGWMYHQAVKDSIYDWLGYMGSFYDAYSAGARKMFWKQMNENMYKKYNCGIDSWWMDASEPNVRDCTPIGYRKALSGPTALGSSTEYFNAYSLVNADAIYNGQRSVQPNKRVFLLTRSGFAGEQRYSTATWSGDIGTRWEDMRAQMTAGLNYSMCGLPFWGMDQGGFCVENRYVAAQKLYDKTGIENDDLKEWRELQTRWNQFGCFIPLYRTHGQWPLRELWNIAPDDHPAYKSILYYDKLRYNLIPYLYSMTGWVNIKDYTMLRGLVMDFSNDANVNNIGNQWMFGPAFMACPVGYYKARNRNVYFPKQCGWYDLYTGRYISGGQNLIVDAPYERIPIFVREGSIIPFGPDMEWSDQKKPELINLYVYEGADADFLLYEDEGVNYNYEKGKYSTIDIKYIESNKTLTIGKRNGSFDGMLNKRRFNVVVVSKDRQKSLNLVNPDGKMIKYTGNKITIKL
- a CDS encoding glycoside hydrolase family 2 TIM barrel-domain containing protein, which produces MKKIFIFFIFICFFTSAEARQKQNFDADWSFVLADSVQMSSPQYNDGRWRKLNLPHDWSIEGDFNENNPSGAGGGALPGGVGWYRKHFEINEKDKSSRFYVHFDGVYMNSTVYINGHKLGNRPYGFSSFEYDITPFLKVNGENIIAVRVDNSKQPNCRWYSGSGIYRHVYLLKTNSLRISNWGTFVKTESVTDKKAILKVDVRLSNSIRKSVRVQVTNSLLGADGKTLAKSSQTVMVPGSSDKVLNQQTITLENPKLWYVDNPYTYKIKTDITDGHKQIDSYITTIGIRSFKFDVHTGFYLNGKPMKIKGVCNHHDLGCLGAAINEDALHRQLLMLKNMGCNSIRCSHNPPAPELLNMCDTMGFIVMDEAFDMWHRKKTQYDYSQYFDKWFERDLTDMVIRDRNHPSVFIWSIGNEVLEQWSDASSDTLSIEQANLILNFGHSSSTLSQNREMSVNSMLTKRLADIVKSLDDSRPVTAACNESSPNNHLFKSGALDLIGYNYHNQNAKDVPVNFPGKPFIFTESVSAFATRDYYQMPSDSVIKAPKQWWLPYTDPSFMCSSYDNCRASWGNLHEETWDLIKHTPFISGEYIWTGFDYIGEPTPYGFPARSSYFGIIDLAGFPKDIYYMYQSEWTNKQVLHLFPHWNWIPGQKIDMWCYYNNADEVELYINGISQGIRRKDTDHQYHVMWPVIFQPGNVTVVARKLGKEIGRQTINTAGAPDHIRLISDRSSLKADGKSLAFVTVEIVDKDGNVCPNADNQVFFTVQGSAKIAGVDNGNQTSMERFKANNRKAFFGKCLVVLQSTSTSGTIQLTAKSVDLKDGMITLTNK
- a CDS encoding glycoside hydrolase family 3 C-terminal domain-containing protein; this translates as MKKLTLLAFALMSAFTASKAQKAVYLDAKAPLEQRVQDALSRMTTHEKILILHAQSKFTTPGVPRLGIRELHYSDGPHGVRAEVDWNSWNVANWNNDSIVAFPSLTCLASTWNTDISHLYGNAVSEEFAFRNKDVMLGPGTTIARVPLNGRNFEYMGEDPYLAGEMATPYIQSAQKNGVACCLKHFFLNNQEIDRFAVNVNVDERAINEIYLPAFKKCVQKGGLWTIMGSYPLWNNVHCCQNDSLLNKILKKQWGFDGAVVSDWGGVTDTWQAATGGMDIEMGSYTNGKTKESKFGYNNYYLADPFEELINEGRIPMSVLNDKASRVLRTIFRTSMNPDKVIGSQCSEAHYEACKQIGEEGVVLLKNSNILPIVKGKYKHILIVGENATRSLTEGGGSSELKTKFDISPLQGLKAIYGDNIEFAKGYYSGRALYDRVDPLSADTLALLRNEALAKARKADLIIYIGGMNKNTNQDCEDGDRLDYNLSYGQNQLIADLAKIQKNIVVVTFGGNAYATPWVSNVKALVHCWYLGSMAGETLADIISGKTNPSGKLPVTFAVNQKDYPCFQFGKESYPGVNKQVYYKEGIFVGYRWFDTKNVKPRFPFGYGLSYTTFKYGKPSLSSAEISNDGKITLTTTVTNTGKRFGKEIVELYIGQEKCSEERPLKELKGFKKISLNPGETKTVTFDITPEDLQFFSAKKHSWTVEPGKFKAYVCASETDIRGISEFSFK